The nucleotide sequence acaaaaaaacaaaaaaaatgaacgacGTAAAAGGACtcgcgtcaaaacgaaagtaacaggcAATTGAAGGGGCATAACTCCAGTTTCCAAGTTGCAAAGGGCATCACTCCTCCTTTACACAGACGACAATATGGGTTCTGCAAAAGCGAAGCACGCAGTGGCTTTGACGGTCAAAAAATGCGATCATGTGAAGAATGTTCACAATCAAACTAATTAGTGTCATAACACACTCATTGAGGTGTTCCATGATATTCACCCCGAGTTTGATCCAAAGAAGTATACAGTCATGGCGACAGGATATTCTTCAAGAAAGTTTGAGGATGGTTACGAACTTGACTGGTCGATATCTCTTGCCAATCTTCATTCCTTCAACGTAAAAAGCCTTCGTTTTGAGTGCAGAGAGCATTGATACaaatcggtgtgtgtgtgtaagtgttcttttctttggaaaaaGTCGCCCAACAAAGTCTCAAAGAAGGTGTTACATGTCTTCACTTTTGCTTCCTCACGGAAATATCTCACTAGGACCAGAtattaaaacaatcattttataccCTTTATGATTTATCGcatttgttttgtaaatgtgttgtttttgtatagtgAGTTCAGTCTCTGTGCTTTGTTTTATTAGTTCCTTTCtaaccttccccccccccccacaaaacaaaaaaaatccctaccctatttttgtcagccatgttaccagaaacatacacttttgtTTTTGGCCTTAGGGTGACCTTACTAAACTCTGCATATAACACAGTATCAGATTAAACTGAATGCTCAACACAATCAGCACCTCAAATGGTGTAATATAATGCAGTATGAATTCTTTATTATTATGTTTTGAAGATATATCACACAATTTTGCCAGTCACCCTTAGGATTACCATGTAATTGAGGTCACATCAGGTGACCTTTGTAAAAATGCTACTTGGGGCGACCATGTCCATATCTGCACCCATCTTTTGGGTGTTGATTATCTGAAATAATGcacatgtatatattgtgtgtgtgtgcaataatTTCTTGTATTATTGACTGTCATTTGTGACATCCTTCTAGACAGTGTTATGTAGAGAAATGctggtacagtaaaacctctgAACAACGAACCTCTGAACAAAGGAAACCTCTCAATAGTGAACTTTGATGTTGGCACAAATCGGTTATACCTTGATACTTGTTCCCTCCGAACAAAGGACACCTGTGAATAGTGAACTACTTtatctggtcccaagggtgttcACTATttacaggttttactgtacatgtattgcaTTTGCCATATTGCTCATTTTGCTAAACCAAAGTGTGACACCATTGCTGCAGCATACAAAACAGACAATCAATGATTCTCTCAGTATCAAGAGAAGCCTTTCTATTTCCTGCCAAAACACACTACATGTACTAAACCACTCGACTCGAtacggagaagaagaaaaaaaaatccatacTATAAAGCGAGACCGGTATTTCTCCAAAACTGGATTTCAGCCCAATGATTTGGCTCTCAGCACCAGGAATATTTTTTTGCTGGGGCACCATCCGCTCCAGGCCAAAAAAAAGTTTGTGTCGAACCCTGTGAATTACATCACAAAATGTTCAAGTTTGTCAGACATGGAACTGTATGCTTTGTGACCACATGCTATCAACAATTATATACTAACACAACTTGTTTCTCACTGTGTGTCCGACAGAAATTCAAACCAACACTGCTGAAGGTGTCGtccacagcagcagcagctccACAGAAGGAAACAGCACGTCGGCCGGTGAAAGGACGGAGACACAAGTGTTCAACGTGGCCACAGACGACAGAAATCCCTGCATCAAGTCCACCAGTAacacaccctccacacacagCTTCATCACGCCGTCAATTGGGAAAGGTGAGTCTTTAGTGCTGGGGCATAGAGGTAATCAGCAAGTAAGAAATAAGAAGCGTGACGGTGAGTAAGCACGTTTGTTGATGTggactgaggggggggggtgtggctctgagcatgggtgtgtgtgcaaTAATTTTATTATTGACTGTCATTTGTGACATCCTTCTAGACAGTGTTATGTAGAGAAATGctggtacagtaaaacctctgAACAACGAACCTCTGAACAAAGGAAACCTCTCAATAGTGAACTTTGATGTTGGCACAAATCGGTTATACTTTGATACTTGTGCCCTCCGAACAAAGGACACCTGTGAATAGTGAACTACTTtatctggtcccaagggtgttcACTATttacaggttttactgtacatgtattgcaTTTGCCATATTGCTCATTTTGTAAAACCAAAGTGTGACACCATTGCTGCAGCATACAAAACAGACAATCAATGATTCTCTCAGTATCAAGAGAAGCCTTTCTATTTCCTGCCAAAACACACTACATGTACTAAACCACTCGACTCGATacggagaagaagaacaaaaaatcCATACTATAAAGCGAGACCGGTATTTCTCCAAAACTGGATTTCAGCCCAATAATTTGGCTCTCACCACCAGGAATATTTGTTGCTGGGGCACCATCCGCTCCAGGCCAAAAAAAAGTTTGTGTCGAACCCTGTGAATTACATCACAAAATTTTCAAGTTTGTCAGACATGGAGCTGTATGCTTTGTGACCACATGCTATCAATAATTATATACACAACTTGTTTCTCACTGTGTGTCCGACAGAAATTCAAACCAACACTGCTGAAGGTGTCGtccacagcagcagcagctccACAGAAGGAAACAGCAAGTCGGCCGGTGAAAGGACGGAGACACAAGTGTTCAACGTGGCCACAGACGACAGAAATCCCTGCATCAAGTCCACCAGTAacacaccctccacacacagCTTCATCACGCCGTCAATTGGGAAAGGTGAGTCTTTAGTGCTGGGGCATAGAGGTAATCAGCAAGTAAGAAATAAGAAGCGTGACGGTGAGTAAGCACGTTTGTTGATGTGGactgaggggaggggggggtggtggcTCTGAGCATTCGACATCCGAATATTGTTcgaacttcattttttttcttcattttatgcataaattaaaggcacactacAACGTCTGTAGGTTTGTTTCCCCTTTGAACCGGTGACACCTTTCGATTGGCCACCGCATCACGATTTACcatattgtgttttattttcattttattattgGTCTCTATTTCGAATTgatttgtggttgttgttgttgtttttgaaacgTCCAGAAGGAATAAGAAACGCTTCCAAACGAGAAATACACGCATACAAGAAAGATTTGCAAGTGCCAAACGGCGaacaaattgtttttttaaaacggGTAGCTAAGATATTTAACACCGGTGACGTCAACTTCCGACTCAACTGTCTAAATTAGATAATTAAATCTGTGTTTATTTCTCTGAGTGAAATGCAATGGATTTGAAAAGAGTTAGTGTGAGTCATCTCATCAGTAAAAAACAGTATGAAAAGGTGACTCAGCCCAGCGCCGTCCTTCAGTGCCCCTTAAAGAAACAACAATGAAGCTTACAAAAGTTCACCTAACAATAAAGAATATATACATAATAGAAATCATTTCTTTATAAGCCCCCACCTCTTTTCCATCATTCCTCCTACTAAAATCCAAGCTGTCTTAGACGGTAATTATTCGTTTCCAGTTTTCATTAGTAGTATAGATGTACAATGAATTTGAATTTgttggggaaaaaagaaaaatacattTCTCCTAACTGTATCTGTCACCCAAGTCCCCACAAACCCCACACTGACTTACGTCATGCATGTGGGGCAGGGTGGACGAATCACTTTCGGGCAACAATGTCCCCATCGCAGCACTTTCCACAAGCATATTCTGCGACCGCTGTTCCTTACTGTGCGAATTCCTCCCCAATCTCTCAGTTATACTGTGTGTCAATCCCCCGGATCACACTGCTCTATTTTCTCTGGGTGTCCCTATTCCACTTTTGTGTCTGGCGGGGTGTGACGTTGCCCCTCCACCCAGCGTGGCAGATAGCGTGTCCCATAACTGCACTGTCCCATAACTGCCCACTGGGCCAACATTGTTATTACTGATTTTTCTATCCCCCTTATCATATCTCCCCCACTCTCCTCATAACTCTGATTATCACCTCCCCCATAGCACATGTCATCGTCCAAAGGCCCGCCCCGCCCCCGAGTATGGGGCGCTGTCAAATGTGTCATGCGTTAGCAACGCGAAAGTTGTTTATAAAGGTCTATGATTTAATCTAAACTCTAAAAAAGCAACGCGCGCAGATCAATTTCACATTGCAGACAGGCACCTTTGGCAAATCCTAAATACACTCGTTAGTTTTACACGAGGATACTGTGTGATGAACGGCGATGGAGCAATCAGTGAGAAAATCTTGGCGACGCAACGCCTCAGTTGAAAAGAGTCTGCTTCCCGCAGTGTCGGCAAACCCCAAAAGTGTACCACTACCAGCGTCTACTTAGTCTGTCGTCGGAGAAGGGCGCCTTTCATGGAGCTGAGGGAAAATTAAAATCTCCAACAGGCTtttccgtatgtgtgtgtatatgattgTGATTACTTTATTTCTTACCAGGAGAAAAGACTTGCAGAGATGTGAACTTCCGATGGAGACGAATACAGGCCCTGCGTAGTTTCTGCAAGGTGTATCTCAACCCCATACTTCtataaattgtttttatttacGGCTTGCCCAATTTTgtgtgtaatttttttttatgtttggcGAGGGGTTGAGGTTGACATGGTTCATAAAGctgatgttttttttattttatgttttcaGAAAATCTGCCAGCAAAGCCAAACGAACCGAAAGGAAAGAAACCAAAACGGCCATGTCTCTACTGTGGAGAAATGCAGTCAAGACTTCCGCGTCACCTCAAGAGAAAACACAGCGATGTGGAGGCAGTTTCTTCAGCTTTTAAACTTCCCAAACAAGACAAAAATGAAGTGCTTTCAGGCATTCGCAAGCTGGGCATTCTGAAAGAGAACAATGCGATAAAGCTCTCTGGTGGCAAAAATCCGATTTTCCACAGAGAAAGAAGAGGGACGGGTAAGGATAAGGATCTTGTCGTCTGCAATGGGTGCAAAGGCTTCTTTTCAAAAACCAGAATATGGAAGCACAAGCAAACATGTGTGGAAAATGTAATGTCTGTTGGGTCTGTGGATTACAACTTTACAAGACACAGGTGTGACCATGATTTTGTAACGTCTGAGTTTCGTTCTGAGATTCTTGATCATTTCAGAAATGATGAAGTTGGGAAGCTctgtcagacagacaaagtcatcgtacgtctcggtcaaaagctCTACAACAAAAGCATGAAAAAGGAAAGACGAGTCATCATGTCTGACATGCGCACACTTGGGAGCCTGATTGTTCAGATGAGGAAAGTTGCAGATTTAGACAATTTAAATGGTGAGGATGTTGTTGATCGAACACAATTTGAAGTTCTTTCCCAGGCTGTCAAAGAAATGACAACAAACGAAAATGGTTCCATGAAAGCAGGAATGAAACTGTCTGTTGGATACCTTTTGAAAAAGGTAGCTAAAGTCATGAAGgcacattacatcataacttCTGAATTGGTCAAGTCAGAGGAGGTGGACCGTTTTTTGGCAGTCCTGGATTTAAACTGGGATTACATTTTTTACACAGCTCAATTGTCCTGTGAACAGCGACGAACCAATTTGAGAAAACCAACAGATATGCCCATGGAGGAGGATATAGTGAAGTTGCGCGAGTTCATCGCCTCTGAGATCAAGATATTGGTAGAACCTGGATCATATGAGTTCTTTGATTCGAATAGTTTTGTCCGCCTGAGAAATCTGTTGATTGCTCGTCTGACTTTGTTTAATGCTAGGCGAGGTGGGGAACCTGCACGTCTGACATTGACTGACTGGCAAGATGCAATGGATGGCGTCTGGGTTGATCCACAGCAAGTGGTGTCAGTTGAAGACCCCATACAACAGGCCTTGGCCTCAAGTTTCAAACTGGCCTATCAGTCTGGCAAGGGAAGCCGAAGACTTGTCCCAGTTCTCATTCCAAATGATTCTGTCGAGCCCATACAGCTGCTTGTGCGTCAACGCAAGTCAGTTGAAATAAATAGTGCCAACATATTTCTGTTCCCAAACACCCTTAATTCCTCTGATCATGTCAATGGTTGGAATGCTATCAAGGCAGTGACCAAGGAAATGGGAACCAGACTGTGCAAACCTCAACTCTTGATTGCCGATAAATTCCGGCACCGTGCCTCGACACTATTCTCCCTTCAAGACGTGCAGGACACATCAACCCGAGAGGCATTTTACAGGCACATGGGACACTCTGAGGTCATCAATAAGACTGTCTATCAGTGTCCCTTAGCCATACGTGAACTCACCGCTGTGGGAGGATTCCTTCAATGTCTGGATTCAAACAACTATGGCAAGACACATGCCAAACATGCGCCGCTCGCGCTTGACCTGCAATCAAAGCACACCATTACTTCTGGAAGCACGGAACACCCCCAACCTCCTGGAAGTACTGAACACCCCCAACCTCCTGGAAGCACTGAACACCCCCGACTTTCTGGAAGCACTGAACACCCCCAACTTTCTGGTAGCACTGAACACCCCCAACCTCCTGGAAGTACTGAACACCCCCAACCTCCTGGAAGCACTGAACACCCCCAACCTCCTGGAAGCACTGAACACCCCCGACTTTCTGGAAGCACTGAACACCCCCGACTTTCTGGAAGCACTGAACACCCCCAACCTCCTGGAAGCACTGAACACCCCCGACTTTCTGGAAGCACTGAACACCCCCAACCTTCTGGAAGCACTGAACACCCCCAACCTCCTGGAAGCACTGAACACCCCCAACCTTCTGGAAGCACTGAACACCCCCAACCTCCTGGAAGCACTGAACACCCCCGACTTTCTGGAAGCACTGAACACCCCCAACCTTCTGGAAGCACTGAACACCCCCAACCTCCTGGAAGCACTGAACACCCCCAACCTCCTGGAAGCACTTACCCAAATACCGGGGACTCCCAACTTTCTGATAACACTTCTCGAGAACGCACATATACAAGGTGGTCTAGAAAAGACACAACTTTGGTCATCAACAAGTTTTCCAGCTTTATTCAGCTGAATGCCCCTGGTTCCACAGGACCACTACCATCCGTTGGACAGATGAAGTCATTTTTAAACGAGACGTCCATCTTTCAGAGCTTATAGACCCCAAACAGCAAGTGCAGCTACTTCGCACCAAAATCTTCAATGAACGCAAGAAATTCCGAGAACAATTCAAAAGCCGCTGCTTCTAACTTACCAAATGATACTAAGTCTTTGAGATGTTTTACATCAGTTCACTTATCTTTCAAACATTCACTTGCGTATATTGTCTTGGTAGGGGCAGTAATGTGGGACAGGTCTGTTTAATAACTTAAactaaggaaaaaaaaagactttaCACCCATTGCAGATAACAAGATCCTTATCCTTATGGCCTGCCTTAACCAGCCGAATCATTGCTCGGCGAATGGCATTCGCCAAGCAAATTGCTCGGGCGAATGAGTTTTTTCCTTAGCCAGTCGACTAGGCGTTCGCCGAAACCGATTCGTTCTTGCTCGCCGACAGGGTTTCAGGCTAAAATTTGCTCCCAGAACATGTTCTCCAAGCCGGTGTTTGATTCGTCGAAAAAAAAGAGATCTCTAGAGAGGAGACTCGATTGctgaataacaaacaaaaaaaacaacaacaaaaatgtccgATTTGCCTGAGTTGACCGACGATAGTTTGGATGTCTTTATTGATTTATGGGAATCGTTCCCTTGCCTCTGGAATACCAGACACAAGGATTTCAAAAAAACGGAGAGAAGATGCGGTCTTTCGTTGTCTTCATCATCGGCGTCGGCCAACGTGTACAGGGCTAGC is from Littorina saxatilis isolate snail1 linkage group LG5, US_GU_Lsax_2.0, whole genome shotgun sequence and encodes:
- the LOC138965985 gene encoding uncharacterized protein, giving the protein MEMRTKYLKLDTKYTAHYSRGKRMVQVALEKQRNAMAEIQNNTVEAVASNSSPTEGNGKSAGEWTETQVFNDRNPSIKSTSNIPSTHSFITPSIEEGNNSRELSEDPLGSLDGDFANDPDFCPSTEDDTESEISQVFPLLQIPTQHISPVRTKRKGSSQGKHCQQSSVHRQSLPKYQEQEIQTNTAEGVVHSSSSSTEGNSTSAGERTETQVFNVATDDRNPCIKSTSNTPSTHSFITPSIGKEIQTNTAEGVVHSSSSSTEGNSKSAGERTETQVFNVATDDRNPCIKSTSNTPSTHSFITPSIGKENLPAKPNEPKGKKPKRPCLYCGEMQSRLPRHLKRKHSDVEAVSSAFKLPKQDKNEVLSGIRKLGILKENNAIKLSGGKNPIFHRERRGTGKDKDLVVCNGCKGFFSKTRIWKHKQTCVENVMSVGSVDYNFTRHRCDHDFVTSEFRSEILDHFRNDEVGKLCQTDKVIVRLGQKLYNKSMKKERRVIMSDMRTLGSLIVQMRKVADLDNLNGEDVVDRTQFEVLSQAVKEMTTNENGSMKAGMKLSVGYLLKKVAKVMKAHYIITSELVKSEEVDRFLAVLDLNWDYIFYTAQLSCEQRRTNLRKPTDMPMEEDIVKLREFIASEIKILVEPGSYEFFDSNSFVRLRNLLIARLTLFNARRGGEPARLTLTDWQDAMDGVWVDPQQVVSVEDPIQQALASSFKLAYQSGKGSRRLVPVLIPNDSVEPIQLLVRQRKSVEINSANIFLFPNTLNSSDHVNGWNAIKAVTKEMGTRLCKPQLLIADKFRHRASTLFSLQDVQDTSTREAFYRHMGHSEVINKTVYQCPLAIRELTAVGGFLQCLDSNNYGKTHAKHAPLALDLQSKHTITSGSTEHPQPPGTLNTPNLLEVLNTPNLLEALNTPNLLEALNTPDFLEALNTPDFLEALNTPNLLEALNTPDFLEALNTPNLLEALNTPNLLEALNTPNLLEALNTPNLLEALNTPDFLEALNTPNLLEALNTPNLLEALNTPNLLEALTQIPGTPNFLITLLENAHIQDAPKSSAMRVTALAVLALDATSPRRVDQGGEDPLWKRLPLSLQHLVEVLDTGRGVVAPHFAIQLIPEVLNRAEGPPDHYRTSTKAHLFLNSGVNVAFALAPPDPQSVVVVQGEA